In Thermococcus profundus, the genomic stretch CTACTTTATCCACTGGATATGGGTTCCGGACGAAGCTCTGACCGAGAACGAGGAGGAGCACGTTAAGGCTGCCTCCAGAAACATAACCGAACCCTTTGAAAAGTTTCTGAAGGTGATCTTCGGATGATAGGGGTAAACATCTACCTAGCTCTGATAGCGATAGCAACTTTCCTCAGCATGTACAGGGTATTCAGGGGGCCGACGACGGTTGACAGACTCGTCGCTGTTGATATCATGACCACCATCACGGCGGGGCTCATGGTGCTCTTTGCGCTCTACTACAAGCGCATGATATTCCTCGACGTGGCCCTCGTCTACGCGGTGCTCGCCTTCGGCGGAGTTATAGCCTTTGCAAGGTACCTGGAGGGAGGCCTATGAACGCGCTCGCCGCTCTCGGTGAAATCCTCGTCTTCATAGGGACGTTCTTCTACTTCCTCTCAGCACTCGGTCTCATCAGGATGCCCGACGTTTACAACAGGATGCAGACGTCCACAAAGAGCGCGACCCTGGGTTCTCTCGGCGTCATGATCGGCGTCGGGATCTGGGCCCTCGGTGAGGACTTCGGAAGCGTTGCCTGGCTCACAAA encodes the following:
- a CDS encoding monovalent cation/H+ antiporter complex subunit F codes for the protein MIGVNIYLALIAIATFLSMYRVFRGPTTVDRLVAVDIMTTITAGLMVLFALYYKRMIFLDVALVYAVLAFGGVIAFARYLEGGL
- the mnhG gene encoding monovalent cation/H(+) antiporter subunit G — encoded protein: MNALAALGEILVFIGTFFYFLSALGLIRMPDVYNRMQTSTKSATLGSLGVMIGVGIWALGEDFGSVAWLTKTIVISVFLLLTNPISAHTLIRAAYKSGIPLWEGSVMDKYREHIEAKAKEAETVGAPESETPEEGGEE